A region of Lycium barbarum isolate Lr01 chromosome 3, ASM1917538v2, whole genome shotgun sequence DNA encodes the following proteins:
- the LOC132633623 gene encoding subtilisin-like protease SBT4.15, with product MKMWKSALIFIFNLCLIVNANNDNQRKSYIVYMGELPKDTSFLLNNHNNILKQAIGSDLGLSRESRVLHSYRRSFNGFVAKLSPEEADVLSRREDVISVFPNTIRQLRTTRSWDFVGMPLNVRRKPQVESDIIVGVIDTGVWIESPSFNDEGFGPPPSKWKGKCDKGVNFTKCNNKVIGAQYFNLEGVGDTDQITTADLEGHGSHTASTAAGIPVRDASLNGLAKGIARGGVPSARIAAYKACWSMGCSDSDILAAFDAAIADGVDFISLSVGGESRDFFDDSIAIGAFHALKKGILTSCAGGNSGPDLGSIENVAPWIFTVAASSIDRQFETDAKLGNGVQISGISINTFEPNKKWFPLTTGTLAEVKNASYHGNSSACDIGTLEESKVKGKIVYCLGSSQQDSVIQYLKGAGAIIVGDKMTDVAFETQISATNINTTYAAQVEKYINSTKSPKAVIYKSRTVNMTAPFVASFSSRGPQTISLNILKPDIAAPGLSILAANSGSHRINGDSEDKKNVKYYVESGTSMACPHVAAAAAYVKSFHPDWSPAAIKSALMTTAKSMKIRPVGAELASGSGQINPRKAINPGLIYDLDLDSYISYFCKEGYNSTNIALLTGSKKYKCSSVPEAKGADGLNYPSMHLQLKNANESDISAIFYRTVTHVGNGKAVYKAKVRGPKCLSIKVVPNILSFSTVNQKKSFRVMLKGKFIREKSWYLSGSLVWIGKKPNVKSPILVYRPLVDYMY from the exons ATGAAAATGTGGAAAAGTGCTTTGATTTTCATCTTCAATTTGTGTCTCATAGTTAATGCAAATAATGATaatcaaagaaag TCATATATTGTGTATATGGGGGAACTTCCAAAGGACACCAGTTTCTTGCTTAACAATCACAACAACATTCTCAAACAAGCAATTGGATCAGA TTTAGGACTATCAAGAGAATCGAGAGTGCTCCACAGTTACCGAAGAAGTTTTAATGGGTTCGTGGCAAAATTATCACCCGAAGAAGCAGACGTTCTATCTC GTAGAGAAGATGTTATTTCAGTGTTTCCAAACACTATTCGACAACTTCGTACTACAAGATCATGGGATTTTGTTGGCATGCCTTTGAATGTTAGAAGAAAACCACAAGTTGAAAGTGATATCATTGTAGGTGTTATTGATACAG GAGTATGGATTGAATCACCAAGTTTCAATGATGAAGGCTTTGGGCCTCCACCTTCCAAATGGAAAGGCAAATGTGACAAGGGTGTGAATTTCACTAAATGCAACAA CAAAGTGATTGGAGCACAATACTTCAATCTTGAAGGTGTGGGGGACACTGACCAGATCACAACGGCCGATTTAGAGGGCCACGGGTCCCACACGGCTTCCACGGCCGCGGGCATACCCGTCCGGGATGCCAGCCTAAACGGTCTAGCAAAAGGCATTGCGCGCGGTGGGGTCCCCTCCGCGCGCATTGCCGCTTACAAAGCGTGTTGGTCCATGGGCTGCTCAGACAGCGACATTTTAGCTGCGTTCGACGCCGCGATCGCGGATGGGGTCGACTTTATTTCCCTGTCTGTCGGAGGCGAGTCCCGCGATTTTTTCGATGATTCGATAGCTATTGGAGCATTTCATGCCCTGAAAAAAGGGATATTGACTTCTTGTGCTGGTGGAAATAGTGGGCCTGATTTGGGAAGTATTGAAAATGTAGCACCATGGATTTTTACGGTGGCAGCTAGTAGCATTGATAGACAATTTGAGACTGATGCTAAGTTGGGTAACGGAGTCCAAATTTCT GGAATTTCAATCAACACATTTGAACCGAATAAAAAATGGTTTCCCTTAACCACGGGAACTCTTGCAGAGGTAAAAAATGCATCTTATCATGGAAATTCAAG TGCTTGCGACATTGGTACCTTAGAGGAGAGCAAAGTGAAAGGGAAAATAGTATATTGTCTTGGAAGTAGTCAACAAGATTCCGTCATTCAATACTTGAAAGGTGCTGGTGCCATTATAGTCGGTGATAAGATGACAGACGTTGCATTTGAGACACAAATATCAGCAACAAATATCAATACTACATATGCTGCACAAGTTGAGAAGTACATAAATTCTACAAA ATCCCCAAAAGCTGTAATATACAAATCAAGAACTGTGAATATGACTGCACCATTTGTGGCTTCTTTCTCATCTAGAGGACCCCAAACCATCAGTCTCAACATTCTCAAG CCTGATATTGCTGCACCAGGATTGAGCATCTTGGCTGCAAATTCAGGATCACATAGAATCAATGGAGATAGTGAAGACAAGAAAAATGTGAAGTATTATGTTGAATCAGGTACTTCCATGGCTTGTCCACATGTTGCAGCCGCCGCTGCGTATGTAAAATCGTTTCATCCCGACTGGTCTCCTGCTGCTATCAAATCCGCTCTGATGACAACAG CTAAATCTATGAAGATTAGGCCAGTGGGAGCTGAACTAGCCTCAGGATCAGGACAAATTAATCCAAGAAAGGCAATTAACCCTGGTTTAATTTATGACCTTGATTTAGACTCATACATAAGTTATTTTTGCAAAGAAGGCTATAACAGTACAAACATAGCCTTGCTCACTGGAAGCAAAAAGTACAAATGTTCAAGTGTTCCAGAAGCAAAAGGAGCAGATGGACTAAATTACCCCTCAATGCATTTACAACTCAAGAATGCAAATGAAAGTGACATTTCTGCAATTTTTTATAGAACTGTGACACATGTTGGGAATGGAAAAGCTGTGTACAAAGCAAAAGTTAGGGGACCAAAGTGTCTTTCAATAAAAGTTGTGCCAAATATTTTGTCATTCAGTACAGTGAATCAGAAGAAGTCTTTTAGAGTTATGTTGAAGGGGAAATTCATTAGAGAAAAATCATGGTACCTTTCTGGTTCTTTAGTGTGGATTGGGAAAAAGCCTAATGTTAAAAGTCCTATCTTAGTGTATAGGCCATTAGTGGATTATAT